In a single window of the Harpia harpyja isolate bHarHar1 chromosome 3, bHarHar1 primary haplotype, whole genome shotgun sequence genome:
- the MARCKS gene encoding myristoylated alanine-rich C-kinase substrate, whose product MGAQFSKTAAKGEASAEKPGEAVAASPSKANGQENGHVKVNGDASPAAAEAGKEEVQANGSAPAEETGKEEAASSEPASEKEAAEAESTEPASPAEGESSPKTEEGATPSSSSETPKKKKKRFSFKKSFKLSGFSFKKNKKEAGEGAESEAGAAAAAAAEGGKEEAAAAPEAAGGEEGKAAAEEACAAAAAEAGKEEAGDSQEAKSDEAAPEKAAGEETPAPAAEEQQPPQQQQQQQAAAAEGKAKAAAEEAAAGAGAATSEAGSGDQEAAPAEEPAPARQEPPSESSPEGAAGESAE is encoded by the exons ATGGGTGCCCAGTTCTCCAAGACCGCTGCAAAGGGCGAAGCCTCCGCCGAGAAACCTGGGGAAGCAGTGGCTGCATCTCCATCCAAGGCGAATggacag GAGAACGGCCACGTGAAGGTGAACGGCGACGCCTCCcccgcggcggcggaggcgggcaAGGAGGAGGTGCAGGCCAACGGCAGCGCGCCCGCCGAGGAGACGGGCAAGGAGGAGGCGGCCTCGTCGGAGCCCGCCTCCGAGAAGGAGGCGGCCGAGGCGGAGAGCACCGAGCCGGCCTCCCCGGCGGAGGGCGAGTCCTCCCCCAAGACTGAGGAGGGCGCGaccccctcctccagcagcgagaccccgaaaaaaaaaaagaagcgcTTTTCCTTCAAGAAGTCCTTTAAGCTCAGCGGCTTCTCCTTcaagaagaacaagaaggaggcCGGCGAGGGGGCCGAGAGCGaggccggcgccgccgccgccgccgcggcggagggcgggaaggaggaggcggcggcggcccccgaggcggcgggcggcgaggaGGGCAAGGCCGCCGCCGAGGAGGCctgcgcggccgccgccgccgaggcggGGAAGGAGGAGGCGGGGGACTCGCAGGAGGCCAAATCGGACGAGGCCGCCCCCGAGAAGGCGGCGGGAGAGGagaccccggccccggcggcggaggagcagcagccgccgcagcagcagcagcagcagcaggcggcggcggcggaggggaaggcgaaggcggcggcggaggaggcggcggcgggcgccggcGCCGCCACGAGCGAGGCCGGCAGCGGCGATCAGGAGGCGGCCCCCGCGGaggagccggcgccggcgcggcaGGAGCCCCCCTCCGAGAGCAGTCCGGAGGGAGCCGCCGGCGAGTCGGCGGAGTAa